The bacterium genome contains the following window.
CCGGCTGACCGGCGCCGCGGTGGACGGGATCTACCTGCACCCGGCTGACCGGCGCCGCGGTGGACGGGATCTACCTGCAGCCGGCTGACCGGCGCCGCGGTGGACGGGATCTACCTGCACCCGGCTGACCGGCGCCGCGGTGGACGGGATCTACCTGCACCCAGCTGACCGGCGCCGCGGTGGACAGGATCTACCTGCACCCGGCTGACCGGCGCCGCAATACAGACAAATTTCCATGATTTTCCTCTCTGTTGGATTGCTTGTCTCGTCAGTGCATGAGGAGCAACCTCATGCAGACCCGGCCGCGGCCGGGTTTCGACTATTGGGAAAGATCGACCGGCATTAGCAGTGAAAATCTGTCCGAATTTTCCGGAGTGTACGCAATTACAGCCGATCGAGGAGTTCTCAATTCGAGGAGAATGCGGTTGCAGCTAAACGAATTGAGGATTGTTCTGATGTAATGAGGATTGAACCAAATATCAAATTGGTCCGAGCAGAGAACATTATCCGGATTGTGGCGCGCCCAATGACAGGAGGACAATTCGCAATCGGAGAATTTCCCGTCACCAATATTTTCAACTTTCATAACCACAGATCCATTCAGGGAAAGTCTGATAGACGGATTTACCTCGCAACAAATAGGCAATGCGCTCGATATAGAAATATCAACCTCCTCTGGATCGGCATAGAGAATTCCTGTGTCAGGGGTTGACGGGACTACCGCCTTGTAATCTGGATATCTACCCTCGACGGGTTCTGCAATATGACGAAAGCCTCCGCAAGAAAACTCGACCAGATTGACGGCGCAGTTCTGTTCATCACTAAAGGAAGACCAGATCTCGAGAGTTTCTGAACGGTTTTTCTTGCTGATCTTTCCGATTGCGGATATGAGTTGCTGTAGAGTGTGTCTCGACGCAATAAACGAGTAAGAGGTTTTTGTGTCATTAAATCTTGTGATTGCTGGAGTTTCTGTGTGGTGCAGAATGTGACCGTTGCTTGCCGTCAATGAAATTTTATCGGTTTCAACCTCAAACAATACGCCGCTGATCTGAGGCCGGAGTTCATCATGAGACACATAAGACAGACAGATCTTGAGTTTTTCGATGATCGGCGCAAGCTGGAGTTTTGTTGATTGCGTCGGATATTTGAGCGCTGGGATAAACGGATAAACCTCTGGTCCGTCGGTCATGGATATGCTGACTTGGGCTGTCTTGTTGTTTGGTGTAAGAGAGAAAATTGTCAATTTTGTTTCGTTGTAGTTTTTTCTCCCAAGAGAGGTCAATCTGTGTGTCTTTGGGCAACGCCTTTAGGATCGGGGTTGTCTGCTTAGGGTCGATCATTGCGCGCCCGGCGCCGGCCGTTATGGACCAGCAACCAAGCGGAGTTTCCTGATGATTTTCTAAGTCTGTTCCATGTAGGGTTACATTGTTGTCGCAATCGATAGTCACGAGTATTGACTGGATGATCGGGAGCGCTGATTTTTTGGGCGGTGAGGTTAGGGTTTGAATTGCTGAGAGTAGGTTTTCGCGCGTGGTGGAGAGTTTCATGGCTGCCTCTTGTGTCTTTTTTGTTTAGTGGTTGACCAACTACCGACGGACTAATATACATTGTATTATTAATTTTGTCAATAGGAAATAGTGTATTGGTATAATTTGTTAGCACTGTTTTTTATGGTTTTATGTTGTTTTATTTATTTTTTTTTACGTGGTAACACCTCTCCGTTGTTTCGCCGGGGGTCAGTTGCCTTTAATTAGTGTTTTTTCGACCCCGCGTCCAGCCGCGGTCAGCCGGGTGACGGTGACGGTGACGGTCCAGCCGCGGTGCAGCCGGGTGACGGTGACGGTGACGGTCCAGCCGCGGTGCAGCCGGGTGACGGTGACGGTGACGGTCCAGCCGCGGTCAGCCGGGTGACGGTGACGGTGGTCAGCGAGGAGAGAATTTGGAATACTATTGTTTTTCGGGGTCAGACTTGGTGGAAACTTGCCAACCGTGTGAAGTGTTGGTAATTATATATTACCGACACCTTGCGTAGGCAAGTTTTCTTGACTTGGGTTGTTTGGGTTGAGAGGACGCAAGGCTCTAAAATATAGTATCTTATGTGTGACCAGTGGGAATTTAGGCGGAAGCGACCTCTAAAAGCCCTGTTCGCGCGGGTGTGGGTTGAACATTTGGGCCGCTTTTTAAGTTGGTGTTCCGTTGGTGTTCCACTTGGAACGCCAACTCAAGCTTTGGAACGCGAACTTTGGATGCTGTGTGGTGAAGCAGTCCGAAGATTTTAATGGAGTTGCGGATGGTTGGAACGCCAACTCACGATCTGGCTGGATAATATAAGGGGTTTGCACGTTTCCGGGGACACAGGCAGGAACGCGACACAGAGTTTTCTAAGAGTATATTATAATATAAATATATAATATATATAGACTTAGTTTTTGAAGTGTTCTCGTCGTAGGATTTTTATGGATGTTAAGGTGGTGGACTTGGAGAAAAGTTGGTGAGTTGGCGTTACATTTATTGTTAAATATAATAAAAACATAAAGAAAAACGGAACACCTTGACAAAAGTTGGTGTTCCGTTGGTGTTCCGCAGCCGATTTGTCTGGCTGGTTGGATCAGGGTTTGAGGAGTGTAGCTTGACAGTGCGGGCAGATGGTGGCGGTGTGGACCAGCAGATTGCCGCACTTTGGGCAGGGGGATTTGGCATGGGGAAGCAGCGCGACGAAGAGGAGGTATGCCGGCGCGCCCAGACCGAAGAGGAAGAAAGGGCTAAGGGTTAAAAGCCCGAGGCTGGCGGCGATGATGGCATGTAGAAAGCCAGATCTTCCACGGGATTCGGCGACGTAGTAGCAGCTGACAGAGCAGCCGAGGAGGACAAGAAGGTAGAGTAGGACGAAGTTGCTCATGGGGTTTCCTGTGGGTTTTCTGTGATGAATTCCATGAATTTATACTTAGGGATGTCCAGCGCGCGGATGAGTTCCGCGATGAGTTTAGGGATCTGGATGGTAGGATGTTGTGTCATGTCCCGGCGGATGTTGAAGTACTGCTGTGGTCCGTACTGGAGTGGGAGTGTCTCGAGGATCAGCCGGCGGAGGTTGGAGTTTCCTCCGTATTTATTGGCAGACAGGATTTTTAGGTATTTGTCAAACGCCTTAATATCAAAGATTAGCATGGCTTGTGTTGGTTGGATAGAATTGTTGACGAGGAGAAGATACACAAAATAATAGACATTGTCAATATAAAACGATAGTGGTTTGTAGAACATTTGAACAAATTTCCCCTGCGAGGCGCAGGGTTTTCTTTTGTGCGTTTGTTTATGCGTTGTTTTTGTTTTGGATTGGGGTGTGATGGCAGAAGGTTTCTCCCCAGACCCGCCGTCTGCACAGACGGACATGGCCCCGCCGCTTGCTTTGCCGCAGGTTGGCGGGGCTGTGCCGTTGGTGGATATGGAGGCGGCTGTTCCGAAGATTGTCGCGGAGTTATTGGAGAAGTTTGGACTGGTGAAGTCGGTGATGACGGAGACGTTGAAGAGTTTCAGTGTTGAGGAGTTGTCAATCTGCCGGCGGAATCTGGGGCGGATGTATGTGGATGGATTGATTCAGAGCGAGACTGACGCGTTGAACGCGTTGCGGGCGATCGTGAACCACTTATTGGCGTTGAAGGGTTCTGATGTGGGGATGAAGCAATTGACGAAATTGCAGAGTTCGGAGAGTTTATTCACGCCGTCTGACGCGAAGATTTACGACTGGATTGCGTCGGGGAATATGAAGTTTCACAAGACGGTAGTCGAGATCGAGGAGTCGTCGGCTTTTTCACAGAAGGCACGGCGGGAGTTGGGGAGTGTGTTGGGGTTCAATATAGAGACATGGATACAGGATGCTCTTGATGAAGAGGATTCGGGGATTGACGCAGAGCTTGCGATTGAGGAGATGTTGCGCGAGTCGGCGGTATCTGTTTCAAAGGGAGGTTCTGAAGATCAAGGCGATGTGTTCGTGGAGGAAGGGCAGCGACGACCGGCTGTAAGCAAGGAGCAGCGGATGGCGTTGCGGGAGTAGGGGATGAGTATACGGGAGAAGGATGCGCCGCGGGAGTTATTCCGGAAGTTGCTGCATCCGATGTTCATTGGCAAGCGGTTGGGCAGGATTCCTTATCCTGCCCAGATGGTGTATATGTTGTGTCCGCATCAGGACAAGGTGGCGATTTGCGGTCGCGGTGTTGGGAAGTCTACAGTTTTAGAGGCGGACGACATGACGCGTGCGGCGATAGCGATGCCGCATGCGAAGGGATATGTGAACAATGTTTCGAGTCCGATCCGGTTTGTGGGGTTATTTTTGGCTCCGACGAAGGAGCAGTCTTGGGAATTGGTGAACGAGGTTCGTCAGGGGTTTATGGCGGATCCATTTTTCGAGACGCGGTTATCTCCATTGACGACCAAGACCAACATAGTGCTGACGAATGGGGCGAGACTGCTGATACGTCCGGCGACGGCCGCGGCGCGCGGCCAGCACGCGAAGACGTTGACGGTTGACGGGAAGGTGTTTCGGGGGATTATCCGGATCAAGGTTGACGAGGCGGCGTTTTTGCCGCGCGATGACTATGTGACGGAAGTGTTAGAGCCGATGCTATTGATAGCAGGGAGCGGGAAGTCGTTGGAGTTATTAACGACTCCGTACGGGAAGACGGGAGATGTATGGACCCGGTATTCGTCAGCGTCAACGGGGCGGTGTCAGCAGTGGTATTCGTTTGACGAGGAGGGGTTTAAGGTTTACGAGTTTGAGGATGACTTGCGTCGTCCGGTTTTGTTTGGGAATCAGCAGCCGGTTCCGGAGGTGTTGCGTGGTTCAGGCGGGAGGGTGAAGTTTGATTTGGGGAAGTGCCGCGGTTGTATGCTTCAGTACAAGTGCGTGGTTCACAATTTTCCGTCGGTAGAGAATCCGTATGCGGATGTGGATTACCTGCTTTCGACGAAGCGGGAGTTGTATGACACGGGTCGGGAGCATGTATGGCGGCAGGAGTTTTTAGGGATACCGGAATCGACGCGGGGGTTGTTTTTCAACGAGACTCATCAGCGGCGGATGTTCAACGACAGTTTGCCTCAGATACGTCTTGATGAGGATGGGGAGTTGCGGAAGATCCGGTTATCGGAGCGGATTATGGATTCGCGGGACGAGGGGTTTTACGACGAGCCGTTATCGTATACGGATGTTCGGGGCAGATTTTATCTATCGATAGACGGGAATGCGGGAGTTGAGTCGAGCCGTGCGGACTATGCAGTTGTGAGTTTGGTGGAGGAGGAGCCGTCTGGTTATTGTCCGTTGCGGTTGATGGAGCGGTTTCGGTCTGGCAAGAGTTTGATGCCGCGGAAGAAGGGTGGAGTCCCTGAGCGATTTTTGGACAGCCGGTATAGCCCGAAAGATGTGACGGTGTTCATCATAGATTTTGTGTCGTATTTGGTGCGGACGTTTGATGTGAAGCGGGTATATATCGATCAAGGATTCGGTCAGCAGTATTACGTTCCGTTGACGCAGATGTTCGGGGAGAAGTTGATCGAGTATATCCCGAATTCGGCTCAACAAAAAATGCGCAGCTTGCTTCATTTGCGTCAGATGATAGACCGGGGGTTGTGTCAGAGTCCCGAGATCGAGTTTTTGCGTCGGGAGATTCAGTACTTAGAGGTTGAAGAGGATTCACTGGAGG
Protein-coding sequences here:
- a CDS encoding DNA polymerase III subunit beta, which encodes MTDGPEVYPFIPALKYPTQSTKLQLAPIIEKLKICLSYVSHDELRPQISGVLFEVETDKISLTASNGHILHHTETPAITRFNDTKTSYSFIASRHTLQQLISAIGKISKKNRSETLEIWSSFSDEQNCAVNLVEFSCGGFRHIAEPVEGRYPDYKAVVPSTPDTGILYADPEEVDISISSALPICCEVNPSIRLSLNGSVVMKVENIGDGKFSDCELSSCHWARHNPDNVLCSDQFDIWFNPHYIRTILNSFSCNRILLELRTPRSAVIAYTPENSDRFSLLMPVDLSQ